A window from Toxoplasma gondii ME49 chromosome IX, whole genome shotgun sequence encodes these proteins:
- a CDS encoding hypothetical protein (encoded by transcript TGME49_265390), whose amino-acid sequence MASSEGRPSPSSPSSLPSSSPSFSPSLSSSLFSPSFASVTSLENPPGAPSDAGAASIVALPPSSLGDILSSFTRETRDPRREQREDPRREQRGEALEQARGEAGAAREERQDSHRESRDERERRDLPTSGSLSAVSAHAPLHVVDRSFLRVPLECALRAVKANSRSLYRDVGVVLAYVLKGKMATQLAESSSVEEKINRLDLLIEKLKKIRDKAQHGNEESRNFLLRCQLRVRRLAEEPDILHVHSKLDFSFATYGDRVAWVVYEYLARSGMSLTAELLKEKLDLEPFADGEVHQEILDVLGGLLRESTEEARQWVDAHRAKLKKIGSLFESELHVQHVLELLKKKDAKTAVAYLKANVGPEDFARCVDIRKVVTLTALLEDPPPQYAALFGIERWHRISCLFLHTSAQVYGFSVKPTLVALLQAGFSALKSSVCEEQKSASCPTCLPEWAEYVRQVPTPHRVQSFLICPISGEVMDADNPPLASPDGHVYSTNAVRALAAAAPDGKTVVCPKTKQPYPLERFTRIYVT is encoded by the exons ATGGCATCGTCGGAAGGGCgaccttctccctcttctccctcttctcttccgtcttcttctccctcgttttcgccttctctgtcttcctctctcttctctccctccttcgcctccgtcaCCTCTCTGGAAAATCCGCCCGGCGCTCCCAGTGACGCCGGCGCAGCTTCTATCGTCGCCCTgccgccgtcttctcttggAGACATTCTTTCCAGTTTCAcccgagagacaagagaccccagaagagaacaaagggAAGATCCCAGaagggaacagagaggagaagcactCGAACaagcgcgaggagaagcaggagcagcgagagaagagagacaagattCTCatcgagagagcagagatgagagagagagacgagatTTGCCAACGTCgggttctctctctgctgtctctgcacatgCACCGCTGCATGTCGTGGATCGGTCGTTTCTTCGAGTCCCTCTCGAGTGTGCATTGCGTGCAGTGAAAGCGAATTCTCGAAGCTTGTACAGAGACGTCGGAGTCGTTCTCGCCTACGTCCTCAAGGGGAAAATGGCGACTCAGCTGGCCGAGAGCTCCTCTGTCGAAGAAAAAATAAACAGACTCGACCTCCTCATTGAAAAGCTAAAAAAAATTCGAGACAAG GCGCAGCACGGGAACGAAGAATCTCGCAATTTTCTGCTGCGCTGTCAACTGCGAGTTCGACGCCTCGCGGAGGAACCTGACATTCTCCACGTCCACTCGAAA TTGgacttctccttcgcgaCATACGGCGACCGCGTGGCGTGGGTCGTATACGAATACCTGGCTCGTTCAGGCATGTCTCTGACAGCAGAGTTGCTGAAAGAGAAGCTGGACCTCGAA CCGTTTGCAGACGGAGAAGTTCACCAAGAGATTCTCGACGTCCTTGGCGGTCTGCTGCGCGAGTCCACTGAGGAGGCTCGTCAGTGGGTGGATGCGCATCGTGCAAAGCTGAAGAAGATCGGA TCGTTGTTTGAGTCAGAGCTCCATGTACAGCACGTGCTGGAactgctgaagaagaaagatgcaAAGACAGCGGTGGCTTACCTCAAAGCAAATGTGGGTCCCGAGGATTTCG cgcgCTGCGTGGACATCCGGAAGGTAGTGACTCTGACGGCGCTGCTCGAAGACCCACCGCCTCAATACGCG gCTCTATTCGGGATTGAACGGTGGCACCGTATctcctgtctgtttctccacaCCAGTGCCCAAGTGTACGGATTTTCTGTGAAGCCCACTCTGGTCGCTCTCCTGCAAGCaggcttctctgctctcaaATCATCTGTCTGCGAGGAGCAAAAGTCTGCGAG CTGCCCAACATGCCTCCCTGAGTGGGCGGAATACGTGAGACAGGTTCCGACTCCTCACAGAGTTCAGAGTTTCCTCATCTGCCCAATCAGTGGAGAAGTGATG GATGCAGACAATCCGCCTCTCGCGAGTCCCGACGGCCATGTGTACTCGACGAATGCGGTTCGCGCTCTGGCTGCGGCAGCGCCTGACGGGAAGACGGTTGTCTGTCCGAAAACGAAGCAGCCTTATCCTCTCGAGAGATTCACTCGAATCTACGTCACGTAG